In the genome of Phycisphaerales bacterium, the window TCGATCACGCTCGGTTTCAGCCGGACGATCTGGGACAGCCCCAACCATGAGCCGGGACTGGATTTCATCGTCTTCGGCAACGCGTCGTGGCTCGTCGGGCTCCCGTCGGTCCGCTTTGCCGAGGCCGCCGTCGTCGAGGTGAGTTGCGATGTGAACCGCAACGGCGTTGCAGATGACCCGTGGTTCGTCATTCCCGGATCGCACATCACCGACCCCGAGTCGCAGCGGCGCAACGGGCACTTCATCCTGCCCGACGAGCCGTTCGGGCACCCGCCCATCGTCAACGCGAACACGGACGGCAGTGAAGCCTTCTGGGGCTACGCGGACATGAACCCTGTTCTACTACTGGGCGATCTGGACGGCGACAACATCATCGATGACCCAACGATGCGGCCGGAGGATTTCTACACCGTGCCCGACGATCCGCGGCGCGAAGGCGTCACGGCAGGCAGCGGCGGCGGCGACGGCTTCGACATTGCCTGGGCCGTCCATCCCCTCACCGGCAAGCCGGCGAACCTCGCGGGGATCGACTTCGTGCGCATCACGAATGCGGTCGATTCGATCAACGGTCAGTTCGGCGAGGTGTCCGCCGAAATCGGCGCCGTCGCGGCGGTGAGGTAAGCGCCGATGATGATGCACCGGACACGCAGATGCGGTTTCACGCTCGTTGAGATGCTCGTGGTCATGAGCGTCACGGCCGTACTCATCGGGCTGCTCGTGCCGGCGCTGCGCGGGGCGCGCGACGCCTCGCGCCGTGCCGGCTGCGCTTCAAACCTGCGCCAGCTGGCTCTTGCCGACCTTGCCTACGCGAACGAATCCGCCGGCTCCCTTGCGCCCGGAGCTGCGCGGTTCGATCGCAATCTCGATCGCTGGTTCGGCGTGCGTTTGAGTACCCGCGAACCGTTCGAGCCGCGCGGCGGGCCGCTCTCGCCGCTGCTCGGGCCGGAAGGCGCCGTGCGCCAATGCCCGGCGTTCAAACCCGGGGCGCGCGAGTCGACTGACTTCGAAGCCGGTTGCGGCGGCTACGGCTACAACAACGCCTACCTCGGTGTCGAGGAGAGTGGCAAGGACGAAGTGGGCGTCCGCGCCGCGGCCATCGGCCGGCCGGATGAGACGGTCATGTTCGCGGACGCCGCGATGGCCATGCCCGTGCCGACGCTGCGCCTGATTGAATACAGTTTCGCCGAGCCACCGCTGGCGCGCGGCACCGGGGCACCGCTCGACGCAAGCATCCACTTTCGCCATGCCGCGACCGCGAACGTCGCCTGGGCGGATGCGCACGTCGCCTCGCGCGAACTCTCATTCACTCGGGCCACCATCTTCGGCGTTACGGAATCGCAGATGCGCGAACTGCATCTCGGCTGGTTCGGCCCCGCGACAAACCGATACTTCGATCTGCGCTGATTGGCTCAGAGATTGCCGCGACGCTGCTGCTCAAGTTCGAGCGCTTCGAACAGGGCCTTGAAGTTGCCCTTCCCGAAACTCTGCGAGCCGCGGCGGGTAATGATCTCGAAGAAGAGCGTCGGTCGATCCTGCACGGGTCGGCTGAAGATCTGCAGCAGATATCCCTCGTCGTCGCGATCTACGAGAATGCCCAGCTCCTTGATCTTCTGTCGATCTTCTTCGATGTCGCCGACGCGATCCCAGACGATGTCGTAGTAGGTGTCGGGCAGTTTGAGGAATTCCACGCCGCGATCGCGCAGGAGGCGCACGGAGTTGATCTCATCGCGCGAGCGCAGCGCCAGGTGCTGCACGCCGGGCGTGCCGTGGTGCCAGTCGAGGTATTCCTGCACCTGGCTCTTGCCGCGTCCGGGCGCGGGTTCGTTGATGGGCATCTTGATCAGGCCGCGCCCGCTGCTCATGACCTTACTCATGAGCGAGGAGTACTCGGTGGAGATGTCCTTGTCGTCGAAGTGCTTGAACATGGTGAAGCCCATGACGTCTTCGTACCACTTCACCCACTCATTCATCTTGCCCTGCTCGACGTTGCCCACGAGATGGTCAACGAACTTGAGGCCGCAGTCGCCTTTGTCATTGATGCGATTGACGGGCGGGTCGACGGGCATGAAGTGCGGCAGGAACTTGCCCTTGTACTGCGACCGGTCGATAAACGCATGCGTGACTTCCCCGTACGTGAAGATCGCCGAACGCGTGATTGAACCGTGGGCATCGGATTCGACGGTGGGCTTCTGCGCCGAACGGCCGCCGCGGCGCGTGGTCTGTTCGTAGGCGTCTGTGGCGTCCCGGACGGTGAAGTTGACGCTCTTGACGCCGTCGCCAAAGAGGTTGACGTGGCGCTGGGCCGGATGGTCTTTGACGAGGCCGGTGGTGAGCACGAAGCGGATGTTGCCCTGCTCGAGCAGGTAACTGGCGGTCTCTCGGCTGCCGGTCTCCTGTCCCTTGTAGGCAGTGATGTTGAACCCGAACGCGACGGCGTAGTAGTACGCCGCCTGGCGCGCGTTGCCGACGTAAAACTCGATGTGATCAACGTCGATGAGTTCGAGCCAGCCGTGGTCCTTGGGCGTGTGCTTCTCGGGGTCAAGGTGAGAAACGCCCGCCTTGCCGGTGGTGCTCATGGCCTGCCTCCATTCAATTCGGAAACCTGCCAGAGGATAATCCGCCCGGGCGGCTCGCTCCACGCGGGGCGCGGCCCGGTTCTGGCGTCTCCTGATGGGGCACTCGCTCAGCGGCTCGGATCGGCGCTGGGCGCCTCGCCGGCCCCGCCGCGGGCTGCGCGGGCTCGCACGAAGGGCTGGTATTCCTCTTCGTACCACTGCTTCCAGCGCGGTACATCGAAGCCGAAGTCCACGGGCTGGCCGAAGTCTTCCTCGACAATGTTCACCAGCGCGTTGTGCGCATCCATGTTGTAAAACTCGACGACGGCGTCCATGATGCGGACCACGGTTCCTTCCGTAACCGCCGTGAGAGTGGGATCGAGGCCGGCCGAGTTGTCGCCGACCACCGGCTGGAGGTCGGTCACGAGGTAGCGCTGCTGACCCACCTGGATGAACGCCAGATCGCCGGTCCCGATCATCGAGGGCGCGGGGGCCTGGGCGACGATGAGATGCGGGATCGCCTGCGCCAGTTGCAGCGCTCCGGCTGCGCCGGCGCCGGCGCTGACGATGTCCATGTTGGGTGACTCGAGCGCCTGCACAACCACCTTCTGGGTTACGGGCGAAGCAGGCCCCTTGAGGTGCGTCTTGGCCGCGGCGCGCATGTCCGCGTTCTGGTCGTGGATCGCCATCCATGCCAGCGTCGCCTGGCCCACTTCCGGCTTGACTCGCTCGGCAAGGTGCTCGAAGAGCCAGTCGCGCACGTCCTGCTTCTCGATGCGGGCCAGATCGATGAGCGGCTCGATGGCGGCCGGGTCGGTGAACCGGGCCAGTTCTTCGAGGCCGCGCTGCCTCGTGGGAGCGAATTCCTTCGAGCCGAGGAACTTGCCGCGAATCTTCTTGATGTCTTTGTCGAACGCCCGCTTGGCGATGATGAACGCCCGCGTGGACTGCTGCGATGGCATCGGCGGCGCGGCGATCGAAGCCGGCGCACTGACGGTCGTGCGCACCCGGGCCGTCTGGACCACCGGCCGCTGGATGGTGCCGGATTGGGCGAGCAGCGGCCCCGATGATCCGACCAGGAACAGTCCTGTCAGCAGGGCGGTGCGGTGAAGTGGCTGCATGGGGTGACTCCTCCGGATGTCATTCGCGCGAAAACATTCCGCCGTGGATTCTAGGGGGAACTACGAATTCGCAAGGCCGAGAAAAACGCACAATCGCCGAGTGCCGCATGGAGGAAACCCTGCTTCCACGAAGAAGCCCTGTGCCTGCTCCGAATGGGTCACTTCGGCGAAGTTGTGCCGACGACTGCTGTCGCATACTCCTATACGGATGCGCGCAGCCATGTGTTCTGGCAGTTTGCCGGTCAGATTGGATCGCCTAAACTTGGCCCTTTACCCGTCCACCGCACGCGAAACGGATTTCGAGCATGCTTTCAGAGTTGTCCGAAAGTCTGGCCGGCTCGCTCGGCCTGCCGTACTGGATCTGCTTCGTCGTCGTCAAGGTGCTCGTGGCGGCGGCCGTGTTCCTGCCCGCCATCAGCCTGCTGGCGATGCTGAGCATCTGGGCCGAGCGCAAGGTCGCGGGTCACATCCAGGGCCGGCTGGGCCCCAAGCACGTCGGGCCGTTCGGCATTCTGCAGTCGCTCGCCGATGGCATCAAACTGCTGGTTAAGGAAGACCTCGTGCCGGCGGGCGCCGATTCGTTCCTCTTCCGCCTGGCGCCCTACCTCGCCTTTGCGCCCGTTCTCGCGGCGTTCCTGGCGATCCCCTTCGGGCCGCAGTTCGTGTTCGAAGCCGGGCTGAACGTCGGCCTGCTCTACATCCTGGCCATCCTCGGCGTCGAGGTCATGGGCGTCATCCTCTCGGGCTGGGCGAGCAACTCGAAATGGGCCATCTACGGCGCCATGCGCGAAGCATGCCAGATGGTCAGTTACGAAATTCCGCTTGGGGTGGCCATCCTTTGCGGCGTGCTCGTGGCGGGCACGCTCAACCTCGTCGAACTCGGGTATCTTCAGGGCGGCGGCATTCAGAGCTGGTTCTTCTACCAGAACCCGTTCATCTTCGGCGCGTTCTTCATCTACTTCATCGCGTCTCTGGCGGCTTCGAAGCGGGCGCCATATGACTTGCCCGAAGGCGAATCCGAACTCGTCGCCGGCTTCCACACCGAATACTCGGGCCTGCGCTTCTCGTTCTTCTTCTTCGCCGAGTACGCCGGCATGTTCGTGGTCGGGTGCATCCAGGCGGTGCTGTTCCTGGGCGCGTGGAACAGTCCGCTGGGCGCGTACGACCCGGTGTACGCGGCTCTCGGTTATGACCCGGTTTCGGTCGGACAGGCGTTTCTCACCGGCAGTTATGTCGGCATCACCAACTGGACCGAACTGGCCGGGGCCATGCACATGAATGGCGGGGCGCTGGGCATCTTCGTGCTCAACGTCTACGGCATGACCTGGGTGATCGGCAAGGCACTGCTGGTGGTCTTCATCCACATGTGGCTGCGATGGACGCTGCCGCGCATCCGCATCGACCAGGTCATGCACGGCTGCGTGAAGGGCCTGCTGCCGCTGAGCCTGGCGATGCTGGTGGGCACCGCGGTCTGGCTGGCGCTCGTTCAGCCGGCCGCCGAAGTGCAGGCCCGCTACGCCGTCACCACGGCGAACGTCGCGCATCTGACCGGCGAAGTCGGATCACTCCAGACGCTGACGCAGTGGATTCTCACGGCGCTGGGCGTGGCGCTTTTTGGGTTCTACGCGATGGTGATCCTCGGGGCGATTGTCTCCCGCCGGGCGGCGCCGCGCAAAGGCATGTTCGAAGACGTCATGCCCGTGGGAAGCGAAGTGGCCTTCACGCGCGGCCCCGACTACCAGAGCCAGGAGGAGCGGAGCCTCAAGCAGTCGTGACGGCGGCGCCGCAGATTGGATCGCAATGGTTCAACGGCGATTGAACTGCCCACGTTTTCGGCCGGAAACCGCCGCGGCGGCTCTATGCCGCAGCCGAGCCGCATTCAGATCGGCCCGGCCACGTTGCTCACGGCGCAGTCGTCGGTCTTGATGCACTGCACGAATCGGCCGCAGGCGGACGGACCGACCGTGATGCTCATCCGGCCTTCGCCGCGCGGAACGTGGATGACGCTGAAGAGGCCGAGCCGCCCCTGGATTCCCAGCAGCGTTCCTTGGCACGAGCCTCGGGGGACGGCGGTGCGTCCATGTTCATCGCCGAACAGGATGCCCATGGGGCCGCGCCCGGAGTTGGACCATTCGAGAGTCTTCGTGCCCGGGCAAGACCCGGAAAGCGCGATGGTGAAACCGCCCCCGCCGGTGTAGTGCAGTTTGAACGGATAGTCCCAGCCGACTTCGTTGCTCGAGTTGACCGCCCACGTGCCGGTGGCGACCGTGTAGAAGATCGAGTTCTCCCGACCGTCGCGCGGCACGGCGTGGTTGGCCCACGGGCCGAGATACTCGGGGTTGCCCGTGCTACCGATTTCGATCCAGTACTGACCGGACGCGAGCGGTCCCAC includes:
- a CDS encoding NADH-quinone oxidoreductase subunit H translates to MLSELSESLAGSLGLPYWICFVVVKVLVAAAVFLPAISLLAMLSIWAERKVAGHIQGRLGPKHVGPFGILQSLADGIKLLVKEDLVPAGADSFLFRLAPYLAFAPVLAAFLAIPFGPQFVFEAGLNVGLLYILAILGVEVMGVILSGWASNSKWAIYGAMREACQMVSYEIPLGVAILCGVLVAGTLNLVELGYLQGGGIQSWFFYQNPFIFGAFFIYFIASLAASKRAPYDLPEGESELVAGFHTEYSGLRFSFFFFAEYAGMFVVGCIQAVLFLGAWNSPLGAYDPVYAALGYDPVSVGQAFLTGSYVGITNWTELAGAMHMNGGALGIFVLNVYGMTWVIGKALLVVFIHMWLRWTLPRIRIDQVMHGCVKGLLPLSLAMLVGTAVWLALVQPAAEVQARYAVTTANVAHLTGEVGSLQTLTQWILTALGVALFGFYAMVILGAIVSRRAAPRKGMFEDVMPVGSEVAFTRGPDYQSQEERSLKQS
- a CDS encoding prepilin-type N-terminal cleavage/methylation domain-containing protein, whose amino-acid sequence is MHRTRRCGFTLVEMLVVMSVTAVLIGLLVPALRGARDASRRAGCASNLRQLALADLAYANESAGSLAPGAARFDRNLDRWFGVRLSTREPFEPRGGPLSPLLGPEGAVRQCPAFKPGARESTDFEAGCGGYGYNNAYLGVEESGKDEVGVRAAAIGRPDETVMFADAAMAMPVPTLRLIEYSFAEPPLARGTGAPLDASIHFRHAATANVAWADAHVASRELSFTRATIFGVTESQMRELHLGWFGPATNRYFDLR
- the hppD gene encoding 4-hydroxyphenylpyruvate dioxygenase, whose amino-acid sequence is MSTTGKAGVSHLDPEKHTPKDHGWLELIDVDHIEFYVGNARQAAYYYAVAFGFNITAYKGQETGSRETASYLLEQGNIRFVLTTGLVKDHPAQRHVNLFGDGVKSVNFTVRDATDAYEQTTRRGGRSAQKPTVESDAHGSITRSAIFTYGEVTHAFIDRSQYKGKFLPHFMPVDPPVNRINDKGDCGLKFVDHLVGNVEQGKMNEWVKWYEDVMGFTMFKHFDDKDISTEYSSLMSKVMSSGRGLIKMPINEPAPGRGKSQVQEYLDWHHGTPGVQHLALRSRDEINSVRLLRDRGVEFLKLPDTYYDIVWDRVGDIEEDRQKIKELGILVDRDDEGYLLQIFSRPVQDRPTLFFEIITRRGSQSFGKGNFKALFEALELEQQRRGNL
- a CDS encoding HEAT repeat domain-containing protein, translated to MQPLHRTALLTGLFLVGSSGPLLAQSGTIQRPVVQTARVRTTVSAPASIAAPPMPSQQSTRAFIIAKRAFDKDIKKIRGKFLGSKEFAPTRQRGLEELARFTDPAAIEPLIDLARIEKQDVRDWLFEHLAERVKPEVGQATLAWMAIHDQNADMRAAAKTHLKGPASPVTQKVVVQALESPNMDIVSAGAGAAGALQLAQAIPHLIVAQAPAPSMIGTGDLAFIQVGQQRYLVTDLQPVVGDNSAGLDPTLTAVTEGTVVRIMDAVVEFYNMDAHNALVNIVEEDFGQPVDFGFDVPRWKQWYEEEYQPFVRARAARGGAGEAPSADPSR